A single window of Oncorhynchus keta strain PuntledgeMale-10-30-2019 chromosome 34, Oket_V2, whole genome shotgun sequence DNA harbors:
- the LOC118367931 gene encoding transmembrane protein 107-like isoform X1, producing MSAVSSLVPARFLTLTAHLVIVITIFWSRENNVEACLPLDFTQDQYDKEDTKLVVALSVTMGLFAIELAGFFSGVSMFNCTQGLLSLAVHCSASVSLSFFVFQRWECWTYWVIFAFCSVLPAFVEILLFIAVFGLKKKPL from the exons ATGTCTGCAGTCAGCAGCCTGGTCCCGGCTCGATTCCTGACTCTCACTGCTCACCTCGTCATCGTCATCACCATTTTCTGGTCACGG GAGAACAATGTTGAAGCTTGCCTGCCTTTGGATTTCACACAGGACCAATATGACAAGGAGGACACCAA GTTGGTTGTAGCGTTGTCAGTCACCATGGGTCTGTTTGctatagagctggctggcttctTCTCTGGTGTGTCTATGTTCAACTGCACCCAGGGCCTCCTCT CGTTGGCTGTCCACTGCAGCGCGTCCGTCTCCCTGTCTTTCTTTGTCTTCCAGAGATGGGAGTGTTGGACATACTGGGTTATTTTTGCCTTCtgcag TGTTCTCCCTGCATTTGTGGAGATCCTACTCTTCATCGCAGTGTTCGGACTGAAGAAGAAGCCACTATAA
- the LOC118367931 gene encoding transmembrane protein 107-like isoform X2 codes for MSAVSSLVPARFLTLTAHLVIVITIFWSRENNVEACLPLDFTQDQYDKEDTKLVVALSVTMGLFAIELAGFFSGVSMFNCTQGLLSTAAHVSASVALLFFLFEQWACEIYWWILAFCSVLPAFVEILLFIAVFGLKKKPL; via the exons ATGTCTGCAGTCAGCAGCCTGGTCCCGGCTCGATTCCTGACTCTCACTGCTCACCTCGTCATCGTCATCACCATTTTCTGGTCACGG GAGAACAATGTTGAAGCTTGCCTGCCTTTGGATTTCACACAGGACCAATATGACAAGGAGGACACCAA GTTGGTTGTAGCGTTGTCAGTCACCATGGGTCTGTTTGctatagagctggctggcttctTCTCTGGTGTGTCTATGTTCAACTGCACCCAGGGCCTCCTCT CGACTGCAGCCCATGTCAGTGCCTCTGTGGCTCTGCTGTTCTTTCTGTTTGAACAATGGGCATGTGAAATATACTGGTGGATCCTTGCTTTCTGcag TGTTCTCCCTGCATTTGTGGAGATCCTACTCTTCATCGCAGTGTTCGGACTGAAGAAGAAGCCACTATAA